From a single bacterium genomic region:
- a CDS encoding TAXI family TRAP transporter solute-binding subunit: protein MKHTWTVLIMVLSLVACDQASNKTEQMPEKTNGKKTAQQTFINIGTGGVTGVYYPTGGAICKMVNKKSPNIKCTVEATAASVYNVNALLADKMDLGIAQSDVGYKAMKGQEPFKEKATNLKSIMSIYPESLTLVARKDSGIKSFADLKGKKVNIGNPGSGTRRTVETLFNACDLKLDALSFQGQLKAAEMPDALRDGKLDAYFYVVGHPTANIKDVATSTDVAVIPLDMPCIDDLIKKESYFVKTIVPGGLYKGNDEDIKSFGFKATLLASDQLSNDVAYSIIEAILEDFENFKTLHPAYAKLTKDSVFEGLSLPLHPGVQMYLDKQK from the coding sequence ATGAAACATACATGGACAGTGCTTATTATGGTTTTGAGCTTGGTTGCTTGTGACCAAGCAAGCAATAAAACAGAGCAAATGCCTGAAAAAACAAACGGTAAAAAAACAGCCCAACAAACGTTTATCAATATTGGGACTGGCGGTGTAACCGGTGTGTATTATCCAACCGGCGGTGCCATTTGTAAAATGGTAAACAAGAAAAGTCCTAACATCAAGTGTACGGTAGAAGCCACGGCTGCATCGGTTTACAATGTTAATGCCTTATTGGCAGACAAGATGGATCTGGGTATTGCCCAGTCAGATGTGGGTTACAAAGCCATGAAGGGGCAAGAGCCGTTTAAAGAAAAAGCAACAAACTTAAAATCCATCATGTCTATTTATCCAGAGTCTTTAACTTTGGTGGCCAGAAAAGACTCTGGCATTAAAAGCTTTGCAGACTTAAAAGGTAAAAAAGTGAATATTGGCAATCCAGGTTCAGGGACCCGCAGAACTGTAGAAACTTTATTCAATGCCTGTGATTTAAAATTAGATGCCTTGAGTTTTCAAGGTCAGCTTAAAGCCGCCGAAATGCCAGATGCTTTGCGTGACGGCAAGTTGGATGCCTATTTTTATGTGGTGGGGCATCCTACCGCCAATATTAAAGATGTGGCCACCAGTACGGATGTTGCAGTTATTCCATTGGACATGCCGTGCATTGATGACTTGATTAAAAAAGAAAGTTATTTCGTTAAAACAATTGTTCCTGGTGGTTTGTATAAGGGTAATGATGAAGATATAAAGTCCTTTGGATTTAAAGCAACCTTGTTGGCCTCAGATCAATTAAGCAATGATGTGGCTTATTCTATTATTGAGGCTATTCTGGAAGACTTTGAAAACTTCAAAACCTTACACCCTGCTTATGCTAAGCTAACCAAAGACAGTGTGTTTGAAGGTTTATCTTTGCCTTTGCATCCAGGGGTGCAAATGTACTTGGATAAACAAAAATAA
- a CDS encoding isopenicillin N synthase family oxygenase: MYVKKVSLKNSNAQHQLLESFKDTGFAVLVDHPIDAKLIEQTYAVWKEFFDSPAKQDYLFNPELQDGYFPLNSESAKGQDLPDLKEFFHYYPHLRLPQSCKAPTQALHQQLIELAHTLLGWLDEVLPQDITQNFSQSLSSMARDSQQTLMRPIHYPPIQKNDLSKKGAIRAAAHEDINLITLLPAASAPGLQVKDTKGQWHDVSCDPGMIAVNVGDMLQESTGGYLPSTTHQVINPEQEAMQSSRYSIPLFVHAKPEVVLSKRYTAKSYLDERLREIGLK, translated from the coding sequence ATGTACGTTAAAAAAGTATCTTTAAAAAACTCAAATGCTCAACATCAACTCTTAGAGTCTTTTAAAGACACCGGTTTTGCTGTTTTGGTGGATCATCCTATTGATGCAAAACTGATTGAACAGACCTATGCTGTCTGGAAAGAGTTTTTTGATAGCCCTGCTAAACAAGATTACTTATTTAACCCTGAACTTCAAGATGGTTACTTTCCCTTAAATTCAGAGAGTGCCAAAGGCCAAGATCTTCCTGATCTTAAAGAATTTTTTCATTACTACCCTCATCTACGCCTGCCCCAAAGCTGTAAGGCGCCAACCCAAGCCTTGCACCAACAACTGATTGAACTGGCCCACACTCTGCTTGGTTGGTTGGATGAGGTTTTACCACAAGACATTACGCAAAACTTCAGCCAAAGTTTATCCAGCATGGCACGCGATAGCCAGCAAACCCTCATGCGCCCAATCCATTACCCACCTATTCAAAAGAATGATTTATCTAAAAAAGGCGCCATTAGAGCTGCTGCTCATGAAGATATTAATCTTATCACTTTACTGCCAGCAGCCTCAGCGCCTGGATTGCAGGTAAAGGATACCAAGGGTCAATGGCATGATGTCAGTTGTGACCCAGGCATGATTGCTGTTAATGTGGGTGACATGCTGCAAGAGTCTACTGGTGGCTATTTGCCTTCAACCACGCATCAAGTGATCAATCCAGAGCAAGAAGCCATGCAGTCTTCACGTTACTCTATCCCTTTATTTGTTCATGCCAAACCTGAAGTGGTTTTGTCTAAACGCTACACCGCAAAAAGCTACTTGGATGAGCGGCTTAGAGAAATTGGTTTAAAGTAA
- a CDS encoding autotransporter domain-containing protein: MMKRILLSLSFFVGLAFGSVHAQEYTDRKGFFIGFSLGGGGLNVDGGDYRKGAYLGGLRIGGGISEDILLMAETNNAIGEEDGLTVTHGSLSFAAQFFFRDNFYVRPAIGIATLQVDGSEGSFSFSSTSDAGFNASVSAGYEFRLSKRFALSPEITYAYSSVESITVSHYGAKAALQWYF; encoded by the coding sequence ATGATGAAAAGAATACTATTAAGTTTAAGTTTTTTTGTTGGTTTGGCCTTTGGTTCAGTCCATGCTCAAGAGTACACGGATCGTAAAGGCTTTTTTATTGGTTTTTCTCTTGGCGGTGGCGGGCTGAATGTTGATGGCGGTGACTACCGTAAAGGTGCTTACTTGGGAGGTTTAAGGATTGGGGGCGGTATCAGCGAAGACATCCTGTTGATGGCTGAAACCAATAATGCTATTGGCGAAGAAGATGGCTTGACGGTAACCCACGGTTCATTGAGTTTTGCAGCTCAATTTTTCTTTAGAGATAATTTCTATGTGCGTCCAGCCATTGGTATAGCAACCTTACAGGTTGATGGTAGTGAAGGATCATTTTCATTCTCTTCTACATCTGATGCTGGCTTTAATGCTTCTGTAAGTGCCGGGTATGAGTTTCGTTTGAGCAAACGTTTTGCACTTTCACCTGAAATAACTTACGCATACTCAAGTGTAGAAAGTATTACTGTAAGCCACTACGGTGCCAAAGCCGCTCTGCAGTGGTATTTCTAA
- the purB gene encoding adenylosuccinate lyase: protein MTTQSNQIDVIIQRYASEEMATIFSRQRRVELWRELWIALAQGEKKLGLPITKVQIDELKKFKSKINWKVAEKFEGELRHDVMAHVKAYGKQCPKAAGIIHLGSTSAYVTDNADLIMMKEGMELLEKKLVAVIDKMATFAEKEKETPTVAFTHFQPAQPTTVGKRACLWAQNFVLDFERLVFELEHMRFHGVKGATGTQDSFLKLFDGDADKALALDDYVMEKMGFKQAYWVTGQTYPRKADTQIVTLLANICESAAKFANDMRLLQAMHEIEEPRKSSQIGSSAMPYKQNPMRSERICSLARYVINLVGNCYDTAATQWFERTLDDSANRRVVLPQAFLICDAVLDLVLNITGGMKVNKGVIENNLNQELPFLQTEEILMAAVKEGGDRQELHEVIRVHSKDAVKNVREKGESNDLLARLRDDPAFEKVAPKLLVKTDPIRLVGLSVQQVDMFIKKQVAPLRKKYKSSLNMKAKIRV from the coding sequence ATGACTACACAAAGCAATCAAATTGATGTCATTATACAGCGTTATGCCAGTGAAGAGATGGCCACTATTTTTTCGCGGCAAAGAAGGGTGGAGCTATGGCGCGAGCTATGGATTGCATTGGCCCAGGGTGAAAAGAAACTGGGATTACCCATCACCAAAGTACAGATTGATGAGTTAAAAAAATTCAAAAGTAAAATCAACTGGAAAGTGGCAGAAAAATTTGAAGGCGAGTTGCGCCATGATGTGATGGCCCATGTTAAGGCTTATGGTAAACAGTGTCCCAAAGCTGCAGGGATTATTCATTTGGGATCAACCAGTGCATACGTTACTGACAATGCTGACTTGATCATGATGAAAGAGGGCATGGAACTCTTAGAAAAAAAATTGGTGGCGGTAATTGATAAGATGGCCACCTTTGCAGAAAAAGAAAAAGAAACGCCAACGGTAGCCTTTACCCATTTTCAACCGGCGCAGCCAACTACGGTGGGTAAAAGAGCCTGTTTGTGGGCCCAAAATTTTGTTCTGGACTTTGAACGGCTTGTTTTTGAACTGGAACACATGCGCTTTCATGGCGTTAAAGGAGCAACCGGCACGCAAGACAGTTTTTTAAAACTGTTTGACGGAGATGCTGACAAGGCATTGGCTTTGGATGATTATGTGATGGAAAAAATGGGCTTTAAACAAGCGTATTGGGTTACCGGACAAACCTACCCAAGAAAAGCCGATACGCAAATCGTAACTTTGTTAGCCAATATTTGTGAGTCTGCGGCCAAATTTGCCAATGATATGCGCTTACTACAAGCTATGCATGAGATTGAAGAACCCAGAAAAAGTTCGCAAATTGGCTCATCTGCCATGCCATACAAACAAAACCCTATGCGCAGTGAAAGAATTTGTTCGTTGGCCAGGTATGTGATCAACTTAGTGGGCAACTGTTATGATACAGCGGCCACACAATGGTTTGAAAGAACTTTGGACGACAGCGCCAATCGTAGAGTGGTCTTGCCACAGGCCTTTTTAATTTGTGATGCTGTACTGGATTTGGTTCTCAATATTACAGGTGGCATGAAAGTGAATAAAGGTGTGATTGAAAACAACCTCAATCAAGAGTTACCATTTTTACAAACCGAAGAAATTTTAATGGCGGCCGTTAAAGAAGGCGGCGACAGGCAGGAACTGCATGAAGTGATTCGTGTCCACTCAAAAGACGCAGTGAAGAACGTGCGTGAAAAAGGCGAGAGCAATGATTTGCTTGCACGTTTAAGAGATGACCCAGCTTTTGAAAAAGTGGCGCCCAAGCTTTTGGTCAAAACAGACCCTATTCGTTTGGTAGGACTATCTGTGCAACAAGTGGACATGTTCATTAAAAAGCAAGTGGCACCCTTGCGTAAAAAGTACAAAAGCAGCTTGAATATGAAAGCAAAAATTAGGGTTTAA
- a CDS encoding DUF3488 and transglutaminase-like domain-containing protein: protein MRFSSYLHLFSCALVAIGFSSIALSGAYVIYAGIGLLVTLIYIKSHRFIDTRLKIPTLLVNISIISLLLFSLYDIFFMSFDIVGNAIRFVIVLQIIKLLSSKTSRDWLQIYALSFLQLLSSTVLSESITFAIPFFIYLFFATWTLTLFNLKTQIENLNQEEDKEDSKTLRHLLNSKDVVRKRFFVSTAALCSGILIFTFIVFFSIPRVSFKNFLRRAAKPKDIAGFSKEVDLGTLGNIQGSSEIAFRVEIHNKKLTKKELALTYWRANSADQFDGKTWRSSRNKFKVVRMNLDNTEVFSNRRPPSKNPDYMKYTVSLESLDTPLLFLADHFVEASWDRSFLERFLRRTFMIRYYPESDSYEMHTSARYQSDLQYTAVSSVNMPSITRLQDNFNQDYPEDIKKLYLQLPELSEELTNYLDSIAYPNVSPFIKAFMAQEYLKKEYRYTLNIQDAGTKNPLDNFFLNTKAGHCEYFSTAMIVMLRYIGIPARQVMGFRGGEYNPYGNYVSVRQSDAHSWVEVYLPDFGWLRFDPTPANTSFKLPDNFIKPLLQFSDYLKLRWHRYIVDYNLKQQLSGLKSLSEKFSQAFAIFKQKQKQDQTIQNNTKDNSGQVFNPIIFLFIFIALLALLLLALIISRLRQQSSPYTLLLKKLKKMGFKKYPSETVDEFKLRVLEKHPELQQPLTQVNDYYINHRFGKKDFSLANWHFLIKNIKKGKR, encoded by the coding sequence ATGAGGTTTTCAAGTTACTTACACCTGTTTTCTTGCGCCTTGGTGGCGATTGGTTTTTCTTCTATTGCTTTAAGCGGTGCTTATGTTATCTACGCCGGCATAGGTTTATTGGTGACTTTGATTTATATCAAGTCTCATCGCTTCATTGACACTCGGCTCAAAATCCCCACTCTGTTGGTCAACATCAGCATTATTTCTTTACTGTTATTCAGCTTGTACGATATTTTCTTTATGTCATTTGATATTGTGGGGAACGCCATTCGCTTTGTCATTGTTTTACAAATCATTAAGCTTCTTTCCAGTAAGACCAGCAGAGACTGGCTACAAATTTATGCTTTAAGTTTTTTACAACTGCTTTCTTCCACTGTTCTTTCAGAAAGCATCACCTTTGCCATTCCTTTTTTCATTTATTTGTTTTTTGCTACTTGGACTTTGACTTTGTTTAACCTTAAAACACAAATTGAAAACCTGAATCAAGAAGAAGATAAAGAAGACAGTAAAACTTTGCGACATTTGTTAAATTCTAAAGATGTCGTGCGCAAACGTTTTTTTGTTTCTACTGCCGCTTTGTGCTCAGGTATTTTAATCTTTACCTTTATTGTCTTCTTTTCTATTCCACGGGTTTCTTTTAAAAACTTTTTGCGTCGCGCGGCCAAGCCGAAAGATATTGCCGGCTTTTCTAAGGAAGTTGATTTAGGAACCTTAGGCAATATTCAAGGCAGTTCAGAAATAGCCTTTAGGGTAGAAATACACAACAAGAAACTCACTAAAAAAGAACTGGCCTTGACCTACTGGCGAGCCAACAGTGCCGATCAATTTGATGGCAAAACTTGGCGTTCTTCACGCAACAAGTTCAAAGTGGTGCGCATGAATTTGGACAATACTGAAGTTTTTTCCAATCGCCGGCCCCCCAGTAAAAATCCGGACTACATGAAATACACTGTGAGTCTGGAATCTCTAGACACCCCTTTATTGTTTTTAGCCGATCACTTTGTTGAAGCCTCTTGGGACCGATCTTTTCTTGAACGTTTTTTACGCAGAACCTTTATGATCCGTTATTACCCTGAATCGGATAGTTATGAAATGCATACCAGTGCTCGATATCAATCAGATCTTCAGTATACGGCTGTGTCTTCGGTCAACATGCCCAGCATCACGCGTTTACAAGATAATTTTAACCAAGACTATCCAGAAGACATTAAAAAACTTTACTTGCAGCTGCCTGAATTATCAGAAGAGTTGACCAATTATTTAGACAGCATTGCTTACCCCAACGTTTCTCCTTTTATCAAAGCTTTCATGGCTCAAGAGTACTTAAAAAAGGAGTATCGCTATACCCTTAATATTCAAGATGCTGGTACAAAAAATCCTCTGGATAATTTCTTTTTAAATACCAAAGCCGGTCACTGTGAATACTTTTCTACTGCCATGATTGTTATGCTTAGATACATTGGCATTCCTGCCCGACAAGTGATGGGCTTTAGAGGTGGAGAATACAACCCCTATGGTAACTATGTTTCTGTCCGTCAATCCGACGCACATTCCTGGGTAGAGGTTTATTTGCCTGATTTTGGTTGGTTACGTTTTGACCCCACGCCTGCAAACACATCGTTTAAGTTGCCAGACAACTTTATCAAACCTTTACTGCAATTTTCTGACTACTTAAAATTACGTTGGCATCGATATATTGTTGATTATAACCTTAAACAGCAACTCTCTGGACTCAAATCTTTATCAGAAAAATTTAGCCAGGCCTTTGCTATCTTCAAACAAAAGCAAAAACAAGATCAAACAATACAAAACAATACCAAAGACAATTCAGGACAAGTCTTTAATCCAATAATATTTTTATTCATCTTTATAGCCTTATTAGCCCTGCTCTTGCTTGCTTTAATCATATCAAGACTGCGTCAACAGTCTTCTCCCTATACCTTGCTGTTAAAAAAGCTTAAAAAAATGGGTTTTAAAAAGTACCCCAGTGAAACGGTGGATGAGTTTAAGTTGCGGGTTTTAGAAAAACACCCAGAGCTGCAACAGCCTTTAACTCAAGTTAACGACTATTACATCAACCATCGCTTTGGTAAGAAAGATTTCTCATTGGCGAACTGGCATTTTCTGATTAAGAACATTAAAAAAGGCAAGCGTTAA
- a CDS encoding MoxR family ATPase → MSEQNIIQSLRKSIHQHIVGKDSVIDLLLCALLARGHVLIEDVPGVGKTTIASALAQSIEGSFQRIQFTSDLLPADIIGVPIFNSDLHHFEFHPGPIFSNIVLADEINRTTPKTQSALLEAMQEGQVTVDRETHTLNKPFMVIATQNPMEQFGTYPLPESQLDRFLFKLNIGYPEAKEELGIVQSLGKSFERKKIAPVCATDHIVDLQKAVSRVHIDPSLQQYIVDIVRKTRESTLVSLGVSPRGTVALYRASQALAFIQGKDFVSPDDIKILAPHVLAHRITLSAHQTKNIEHGDYNKMQKDAIIDILDQVMVPL, encoded by the coding sequence GTGTCTGAACAAAATATTATCCAATCTTTAAGAAAATCCATTCATCAACACATTGTAGGCAAAGACAGCGTCATTGATTTACTGCTGTGTGCTTTATTGGCCAGAGGACATGTTCTGATTGAAGATGTTCCTGGCGTGGGCAAAACCACCATTGCCTCTGCTTTAGCGCAATCCATTGAAGGCAGTTTTCAACGCATTCAATTTACCAGTGACCTACTGCCTGCCGATATCATTGGGGTTCCTATTTTCAACTCTGACTTGCATCACTTTGAGTTTCACCCAGGACCTATTTTTTCCAATATTGTTCTGGCTGATGAAATCAACCGTACCACGCCCAAGACTCAATCAGCATTACTCGAAGCCATGCAAGAAGGTCAAGTCACCGTGGATAGAGAAACGCATACGCTCAATAAACCCTTTATGGTGATTGCCACCCAAAATCCCATGGAACAGTTTGGAACCTACCCTCTACCAGAATCACAACTGGATCGTTTCTTGTTTAAATTAAATATTGGTTACCCTGAGGCCAAAGAAGAGCTTGGTATTGTTCAATCTTTAGGAAAGAGTTTTGAAAGAAAGAAAATAGCCCCAGTCTGTGCGACAGACCATATTGTTGATTTACAAAAGGCTGTCAGTCGAGTTCATATTGATCCATCTTTACAACAATACATTGTAGACATTGTCCGTAAAACCAGAGAATCAACCCTAGTAAGTCTTGGCGTAAGCCCAAGGGGAACAGTTGCTTTGTACAGAGCATCACAAGCTCTGGCCTTCATTCAAGGCAAAGACTTTGTCAGTCCTGATGATATCAAAATTTTAGCGCCCCATGTTTTGGCCCATAGGATCACTCTATCTGCGCATCAAACCAAAAACATTGAGCATGGTGATTACAATAAAATGCAAAAAGATGCGATCATTGATATTTTAGATCAAGTGATGGTGCCCTTATAA
- a CDS encoding DUF58 domain-containing protein, which translates to MFKRKIKAKSQPKYPKFKIKLTFLGYTFIATCVGVGIASMNTGNNLLYLTFSMMLSFIVLSGVLSNTTLYNVKLVFLNQPRFFAQETSNAPVALINQKSRFSSYAVNLAPIASAHNLDFENVDLHDAQKSFVLKILPKAQVQSYANFAFSKRGFCQFPDFNLETYFPFGLLKKYIQIETDASVLVFPKKLESQQLIHFNQNLIGTLVSQRKNVSGNPSGLREYVQGDHYKNIHWKSSAKTLSLRVKEFETEESKDVGIHLILQKNQAHSSDKNHQLVEHALSYVCSLLLELKKNNISCFVKINNQNKMRSSHGIDAILKSLALYDHEQDSVENFNFSQLKAKQTSIVVSNLNKLVFSSFENLHIIAADTLGALS; encoded by the coding sequence ATGTTTAAACGAAAGATAAAAGCCAAGTCTCAACCGAAGTATCCTAAGTTTAAAATAAAACTGACTTTCTTAGGCTATACTTTTATTGCAACCTGTGTGGGAGTAGGCATTGCCAGCATGAATACAGGCAATAATTTACTGTATTTAACCTTTTCTATGATGCTCAGCTTTATTGTTCTTTCTGGTGTTTTATCCAACACCACACTTTACAATGTAAAATTGGTTTTTTTAAATCAGCCTAGATTTTTTGCCCAAGAAACTTCCAATGCCCCAGTGGCTTTAATCAACCAAAAATCACGTTTTTCTTCTTATGCCGTAAACTTGGCGCCTATTGCCAGTGCCCATAATTTAGACTTTGAAAATGTAGATCTCCATGATGCACAAAAATCTTTTGTTTTGAAAATTCTACCCAAAGCTCAAGTACAAAGTTACGCTAATTTTGCTTTTAGCAAGAGAGGCTTTTGTCAATTTCCTGATTTTAATCTAGAAACGTATTTTCCTTTTGGCCTGCTAAAAAAATACATCCAAATAGAAACCGATGCCTCGGTTTTGGTTTTTCCTAAAAAACTTGAAAGCCAACAACTGATTCACTTTAATCAAAACCTTATTGGCACCTTGGTTAGCCAAAGAAAAAATGTTTCTGGAAATCCATCAGGTTTAAGAGAGTATGTTCAAGGCGATCATTATAAAAATATTCATTGGAAGTCTTCAGCCAAAACCTTATCTTTGCGGGTTAAAGAGTTTGAAACTGAAGAAAGCAAAGATGTGGGCATCCATCTGATTTTGCAAAAAAATCAGGCCCACTCCAGTGACAAAAACCATCAACTGGTTGAGCATGCACTGTCTTATGTATGCAGTTTACTTTTAGAGCTTAAGAAAAATAATATTTCTTGCTTTGTAAAAATCAACAACCAAAATAAAATGCGCTCAAGCCATGGTATTGATGCCATTTTAAAATCTCTAGCGCTCTATGATCATGAACAAGACTCCGTAGAAAATTTTAACTTCAGTCAACTCAAAGCCAAACAAACCTCAATTGTTGTGAGTAACCTTAACAAACTGGTTTTTTCTAGTTTTGAAAACTTACACATCATTGCCGCCGATACCCTTGGAGCTTTATCATGA
- a CDS encoding TRAP transporter permease, translating to MKNRVIQYLLCLWSVFQLLSTQFAINDTLLRSIHLSFALGLTFLIFIPKKKDNTKIQTWIIWSNGVVAGIAALAALYLALDYDGIAQRPGLPITRDLVAGCILIVCLLEASRRVLGVALSAVAIVFMLFAFFGPYFPQVVAHRGADIGKMISHLYLGTEGIFGVPIRVSASFVFLFVLLGSLLDKAGAGQYFIELAYSALGKFRGGPAKASVAASGLLGMLSGSSIANTVTTGTFTIPLMKKIGFTPEKAAAIEVAASTNAQLMPPVMGAAAFIMAEFLGIGYMEVVKAAIVPALASYVALFAVVHFEACKLNIQASPAQDIPPFFKTLWRGLHYCIPIVFLIYTLMIKRQSPTASAFNAIIMTMLIIVVEPLIKAYFKQSLNKADFFEGFKKLADAFAQGAQNMIPIAIATACAGIIIGVVTMTGLGQSLLQVIELASGGNFYLVLILTAISCIVLGMGLPTTANYIVMASLTAPILASLAQGSGLMIPVIAIHLFVFYFGILADDTPPVGLAAYAAAAIAKSDPIKTGIQGFIFDMRTAALPFIFILNTQFILIKDVVPGGNPMRPADWIWNDSLLSALTLLVAACIGMIFFVSAITGWFKSRLSWWQRAWAIALFLGVFLYPQILKLTQLNTGVYVVLYGFAVCTFIMMQKNID from the coding sequence ATGAAAAATAGAGTCATTCAGTATCTGTTGTGTTTGTGGTCTGTTTTTCAATTGTTAAGCACACAGTTTGCTATCAATGATACGCTATTGCGCAGTATTCACTTAAGCTTTGCTCTTGGCTTGACCTTCCTCATTTTTATTCCCAAAAAAAAAGACAATACAAAGATTCAGACATGGATAATCTGGAGCAATGGTGTTGTAGCTGGAATTGCAGCTTTGGCAGCATTGTATTTGGCTCTGGACTATGATGGTATAGCCCAGCGACCAGGCTTACCCATTACCCGAGATCTTGTTGCTGGCTGCATCTTAATTGTTTGTTTGCTTGAAGCCAGCCGACGCGTTTTAGGCGTGGCGTTAAGCGCAGTGGCCATTGTCTTTATGCTCTTTGCTTTTTTTGGTCCGTATTTTCCGCAGGTGGTAGCGCACAGGGGTGCAGATATTGGTAAGATGATCAGTCATTTGTATCTGGGAACAGAAGGGATTTTTGGTGTACCCATTAGAGTGTCAGCAAGTTTTGTGTTTTTGTTTGTATTGCTGGGCTCACTGTTGGATAAAGCCGGTGCTGGACAGTATTTTATTGAGTTGGCCTATTCAGCTTTAGGCAAATTTAGAGGGGGTCCAGCCAAAGCATCCGTGGCGGCCTCTGGTTTGTTGGGTATGCTGTCTGGCTCCTCCATTGCCAATACCGTAACCACCGGCACCTTTACCATACCTTTGATGAAAAAAATTGGTTTCACACCAGAAAAAGCCGCTGCCATTGAAGTGGCAGCCAGTACCAATGCCCAATTGATGCCGCCAGTCATGGGGGCTGCAGCCTTTATCATGGCCGAGTTTTTAGGCATTGGTTATATGGAGGTGGTCAAAGCTGCTATTGTCCCAGCGCTTGCTTCTTATGTGGCTTTGTTTGCCGTGGTTCATTTTGAAGCCTGTAAGTTGAACATTCAGGCAAGTCCTGCGCAAGACATTCCACCCTTTTTTAAAACTTTATGGCGAGGCTTGCATTATTGCATACCTATTGTTTTTCTAATTTATACTTTAATGATCAAGAGGCAATCTCCGACGGCTTCCGCCTTTAACGCCATTATCATGACCATGTTGATCATTGTTGTTGAGCCACTGATCAAAGCTTATTTTAAGCAAAGCTTAAACAAAGCTGATTTTTTTGAAGGCTTTAAAAAACTTGCTGATGCTTTTGCCCAAGGTGCCCAAAACATGATTCCTATTGCCATTGCTACAGCTTGTGCGGGTATCATCATAGGTGTGGTGACCATGACCGGTTTAGGACAAAGTTTATTGCAAGTCATTGAGTTGGCTTCTGGAGGCAACTTTTACCTTGTTTTAATTTTAACTGCGATCAGCTGTATTGTTTTGGGCATGGGTTTGCCCACCACAGCCAACTATATTGTCATGGCTTCGTTAACCGCGCCTATTTTAGCCAGTTTAGCGCAAGGCAGTGGTTTGATGATTCCGGTGATTGCCATTCATTTGTTTGTGTTTTATTTTGGTATTTTGGCTGACGATACTCCACCTGTGGGTTTAGCCGCCTATGCCGCGGCAGCCATTGCCAAGTCTGATCCCATCAAGACCGGTATTCAAGGATTTATTTTTGATATGCGCACCGCAGCCTTGCCGTTTATTTTTATTTTAAATACGCAGTTCATTCTCATTAAAGATGTTGTGCCTGGCGGTAATCCTATGCGTCCAGCCGATTGGATTTGGAATGATAGTTTATTATCAGCCCTGACCTTGCTTGTGGCAGCCTGCATTGGCATGATCTTTTTTGTCTCCGCCATCACCGGTTGGTTTAAAAGTAGGCTTAGCTGGTGGCAACGTGCATGGGCAATAGCTTTGTTTTTAGGTGTGTTTTTGTATCCGCAAATATTAAAACTGACTCAACTTAATACAGGTGTGTACGTGGTTTTGTATGGTTTCGCAGTTTGTACTTTTATAATGATGCAAAAAAACATAGATTAA